The DNA window TACGGGACCAGCTCAAGTCGCATATAGGATGCGAGGATCAGTTGCTTGTCATTGAAATATCAGGCGACGTGGCGGGATGGGCCGGGATCAATGACACCGGGAGCAAGTGGCTGAAGGACAATATCTGAATGTTCGACAAACAAACATTTTTCTGCCGGCGCGGGATTTTTCGCGATCGTCGTTCACCACGCTAATGTGTTCAGTCCGGGCGCGAACGCGCCGGACTATTGCGCGCAGTTTTTCACAAAATCCTTGCGCTCGGGACCGACGATTTTTTGATCGATCGCCTGCTTCAGACAATCGAGACGGGCCTGAGCGAGGCACAATTGCATCTGGTCCCTGCGGGCCTGGCCCGTTAATGCCTGGGTCGCCTCTCGGCAGGCCATCCGTTTTCCACTGGGAACTGGGGCTGCCGGGGCGGTGGTGGATTGGACGGCGGGCGCGGTTGTTGATTGCGCAAACGAGGCCGCGGTCCATGAGACCAATACTACGGCAATGATCGCGCTATTCAGTCGTCGCATCGCATGACCCCGGTTCAGAGTGTCATTTTTAGTAGTAGTTCGCTGAACACGCCATGAATATCCCCTGTGCCGCGACAGGCCGCGCGACTGCCCAAGGCCGGGATCATCGACATGGTGGCCGCGGGAACGGTAAGGTCCGAACCTCGAATCTCATCGAACATATCCAATGCATCATGCTGCCGGATGTGGCCCTTACACTGCGCAGCAAATTGGTGGTTCTTTTGTGAGTGATACGAGATCTGTCCCCGTCGCAGCATCGCTATCCACGAAGCGGTCCTTTGCGGCGATGCGCCATCAGGGCTTCCGCGCCCAGTTCTCCACCTTCGTGATAGCCATGATGGCGGACAATATCGAGCACGTCATCAGTTACTGGATGGTGTACCAGAAATTCCACTCGCCGGCGCTGGCGGGTTTCGCCATCGTGTCGCACTGGCTGCCGTTCCTGATGTTTTCGGTCGCCTCCGGCGCGCTCGCCGACCGTTTCGACCCGCGCCGGATCATCCAGATCGGCATGGCGCTGTTCATCACGGCGTCGCTGAGCTGGAGCTATTTCTTCGTCACCGGCACCCTGCAGATGTGGCAGGCGATGGTGATCCTGGTGATTCACGGCTGCGCCGGCGTGCTGTGGCAGACACCGAACCAGATGCTGCTCTACGACATCGTCGGCCCGTCGGATCTCGAGAGCGCGGTGCGGCTCAACGCGATGGCGCGCTATCTCGCTGTGCTGGTCGGCCCGGCGGTGGGCGGCGCCATCCTGCTTGCGCTCGGGCCGGCGCACGGCATCATGCTCAACACCCTGTTCTACCTGCCGCTGGTGCTGTGGCTGGTGAACGCGCCCTACGGTCCGCGCTTCCGCGCCGGCGCGCCCGCCCCGCGCCGCGCCGTCCGCGGCTTCGGCGACATCGTGCAGACGATGCGCGACATCAAGGGCCATTCCGTGATCGTCTCGATGACGCTGCTCGCGGGCGCTGCGTCGTTCTTTGTCGGCAACGCCTATAGTTCGCAAATGCCGGGTTTCGCAAACGATCTCGGCCATGGCGATCCCGGGGTGTCCTACAGCCTGCTGCTGGCGGCCGACGCCGCCGGCGGATTGCTGGCCGGCATCCTGCTCGAAGGCCGGGGCTTGCTGCCGCCGCGGCCACGCACTGCGATCGTGCTCGCGATGCTGTGGTGCGCCGCGCTGGCGATCTTCTCGCTGGCGAAAAGCTATCCGCTCGCGCTCGGCTTCCTGTTCGCCGCGGGATTTTTGGAATTGTCCTTCAACGCCATGGCCCAGAGCCTGGTCCAACTGGATGCTCCGCCCGACAAGCGCGGACGCGTGATCGGCCTGTTCAACATGTCGAGCCTCGGCTTGCGCGCCTTCAGCGGCATTTCCGTTGGCCTGCTCGGCAGCCTGATCGGCGTGCACTGGTCGCTCGCGCTGTCGGCTCTCGCCACCCTGGCGATCGCCGGTGGACTGCTGGCGCTGCCGTGAAGATTGGAGCTTCAAGTTGTCAATAAAATGCCGGGACGCGGCGCCGGCCGACCTGCGCGAGCGTCGCCCGGCGTTTTCCCGGACTATCCTGCTCCTGTCGCGCGCTACCGAACGAGGCTTTCACCTGAACGGGACGGCCGCCAAAACTTATCATCGGCGCCGGGCGAAGGCAGCCCCCAGCAGAAACGCGACCAACAATGAGCCGAGGGGCGCCTCACGCACAATGTTGCTGAGAATGCTGAGCGGCATCCCTGGTCTTCGGCCCATATCGATCGCGTCGCTGACGCGATGGACCGTTTCGTTCACGGCTTCCGCAATCGCCGATTTGGGCTCCGGGGCGGGATCCAGGCCCTCGTAAATGAAGGGCTGTGGTGGTGCGTCGTCGCTCATGGCCAAGATCTCCTGTCGACTGCACCAAATCGACCAGAGCGTGAATCGTTCCCGGCGCGAAATCAGCCGGGACAACTCTCAGCAGATCGTCAGAGATCGCGGATCTTGCCCGCAGACCGAGCGGCCTCCGGCAAGGCCGCCCGGCGGGACGCGCCGATTCAATAACAACTGCGCGGATCGACCGGAACGTATTGTCCCGATGGATAGCGATAGTAGCAGTTGCCCTGCGCCAGATAATAACCAGGCCGCTGCGCGGCCTGAGCGCCGACGATCGCACCCGTGGCTCCGCCGGCGACCGCGCCCGCAATCGCGCCGCCCGGCCGACCGGTCAGGAGACCGCCAAGTAACCCGCCGACGACGGCGCCGCCGACCGCGCTGGCGGCCGGATCCGGCGGCGGAGGGGGTGGCGGCGGTGCATAGGCCGCAGGCGGCGGCACGTAACCCGGAGGCGGTGGCGCGTAACCCTCGGCGCCGGGCGGTCCGACTGGAACGCCGTCGTCGTCCATTGCCTCGACGTCCGACACATAGGCGGGCGGGCCTTCCATCTGCTGCGGATAGAAATACCAGACGCCGCCGACATCCCACCACCAGCCGTTGCGTCCGTTGTGGAACTCATGGCGCCAGTGTCCACCCTCCCAGGCGAGGCGGCCGTGATAGGCGTGTCCGCCGAAACTGCGCGCGGGAAAACCGCCGTGGGCGAAATGCGCGTCATGCGGACCCCGGCCCGCCATCGGCCCCGGGCGTCCGGGACCCGGATGCGCCCCATGGGCCTCCGGCCTGCCTTCGGGGCCTCTTGGTTCCTGGGCATGCGCCGAGAGCGCCAACACGCTCACGATCGATACCAGCGGAAAAACGATCCCACAGCGTCTGGATCTGTTCATGCTCATCCCCCTTGCCATCCCGCGTCTGCGGAAAACATGTTGGAACCGCGCTGCCCCGACACGGCGTAGGCAGACGGCGTCAGCGATATTGCTGACGGGATTCACGCATTTTGTCTTGTTAAAAATATGTAAGATCGCGGCGCTTTTAGCCCGATTTCTCCCGTATTCGTTTCTCCTTGTTGCCGGGCCGGATCGGCCCAAGCCGGGGTTTTTGCGCGTCCGGAACGACCGCCAAATCCGCTTCTGGGCTCTCCGCTGGTGGCCGGCGATCTGCGCCGCCGTCCCTGGGACGGCGTTGAAAACATGTGGATCAAGCCAGCCGGACGTGATTAGACCCTCGCACTTTCCGCTCTCCGTGGCATTCAAGGCGGCGGCACGGGCGCGCGATCCCCAAGGACCCCCTGCAAAGACGGAAGAACTATCATGCGGATCACCCTCGTCGGCTCCCGCCATTTTGGCGCGACCACCCTGAACATGCTGCGCCAGCATGGCGTCGACATCGTCAGGGTGGTGGTTGCCGATGCCGACGACCGGCTCGCCGCCGCAGCCCGTGCCGCTGGTATCGAGGTCACGGTGCAGGCGGATCCCAAGCGGGTCGCGGCGTCCGAGATCGCCGAGGGCACCGATTTGGTCGTCACAGCCCATAGCCACGCCCGCGTCAGCAAGGGGGCGCTGGCCGCGGCAAAACTCGGTGGCATCGGCTATCACCCATCGCTGCTGCCGCGGCACCGCGGCATCGCGGCGGTGGAATGGACCATCCGCGAAGGCGATCCGATCGCCGGCGGTACCGTGTACCATCTGGCCGACCGTATGGACGCCGGCGCGATCGCAGCCCAGGAATGGGTTTTCGTCAAAAAGGGCGAAACCGCCCGGGAGCTGTGGGAACGCGCGCTGGCGCCGCTCGGCCAAAAACTGCTCGGTGAAGTGATTGACTACGCGAAAACCCACAACGCCCTGCCGGCCAAGCCGCAGGACGAGCAATTCGCGACCAATGCGCCACGGCTTCCGGAGTAAGAATATACCGGCCTCGCACGGCGCATTTTAGGCCGGAAGGACCCGGCGCAAGCGATTCGTGCGCCAAATCACGTTCCGCCCCGCGGAACCAAAGTTCAGGTCAAATGTTCGATCAATAGGGAACATTTGGCGTTGCCGCGACGCAGCAAACTTTAGACACATTGTCCCTTAATAAGCCGCGACACCGCACCACATCGGGGACCTGATTCATGCGCCACAATCGCATTCGCACTATCGTTTGCTCCGTGCTCGCCGCCGGAGCCGCCCTCGCCGCCGCGCCCGCCACCGCCCAGACCCCTTATGACGGGCTGTGGAATGTCACCGTGGTGACAAAAACCGGCACCTGCGAGCCGTCAAGCCGCTCGACGCTCACCGTCGCGGACGGTAAGGTTTCGGCGCCTGGCGCCGACGTGACTGGCAGCATTGGACGCGAAGGTCTTGTGCGTGTCTCAATCCGTGGTGCATATGCGAATGGTCAACTCAGTGGCAACGCCGGATCGGGGAAATGGAATGGGGCATCAGCGGGCATACCGTGCAGCGGCCGATGGGAAGCATCACGGCAATAAACCAGGCCGAACGGCCGAAACCCTCGTGTCTGTCAGACGGCTGACATTCGGGGCCCTTACCCTGCTCGCGGCGTCCGTGTCCGGTTCCGCAAGCCATGCGCAATCGGCGCCATTCGCCGGCATGGCAGGCAACTGGTCCGGCGCAGGCACCGTCCAGCTCGACGATGGCTCGACCGAGCGAATTCGCTGCCGCGCGACCTATGCCGTCGGTGGTGGCGGGGAAGGTCTCAATCAGAACCTTACGTGCGCCAGCGACAGCTACAAATTCAATCTCAGCAGCAATGTCGTCGCGCAGCGCGGCGCGCTTTCCGGGACCTGGAGCGAAAGCAGCCGCGGCATCAACGGCAACCTCGAAGGCCGGGTCGGCGGCGGTGTTTTTCAGGTGATCGCCAACGCGCCCGGATTCACGGCGAACCTGACGTTGACGACCCGCGGCAACAAACAGTCCGTCGTGATCAAGGCCGAGACCGGATTCAGGGGCGCCAACATCACGCTGTCGCGCTATTGACCGCCGGCCGCCGGCTCCGAGTTAACTCGACTTGGGCCCGGCGAGCCGCGCCGCCGTATCGTTCATGGTCTTTGCGATCAGCAGTGCCTGTTCCTTGCTGAGTGCAAAGTCCTGAACGCCTTTGTGGGTGGTCAGCGACAGCACCATGATTTCGGGCTGGTTCTCCGGCCAGCCGGTGGCGAAGGCGGTCACAAAGTCCGCGGCTGTGGATCGTTTCGTCATCGGCAGGCATCCTTTTGAAATTCGGGTTGTGGTTACCGGCAACAATCGATGCCGGCGGCGCACTGCCGCCGCGCATGGCATCCTCGCCGAGGCCGTCCTTAAGCGCCCGGCACGAACGCGGTGACCTCGATTTCGACTTTCGCACGCTCATCGACCAGGCCTGCGATGTAAAGCAGTGTCGAGGGTGGGAAGTTTCGCCCGAGCGTCTCGCGCCAGGCCGCGCCGATGGCGGCGCCCGCGGCCTGGTATTCCCCGCGGCTGGTCAAATACCAGGTGAGGCGAACGATGTGCTCGGGGCCGGCCCCGCCCTCCGCCAGCAGCTTGATGATCCTCCGCAGCGCCACGCCGACCTGCCCGGCCATGTCGGATTGATATTCGCCCTTGTCGTCGCCGCCGGTCTGGCCGGCAAGCACGATCCACCGGCCGGGACCATCGACCGCGACGCCATGCGAAAACCCGCGAGGTTTTGACCATTCGGCCGGTTGCAAGATCAGCATGGGCAGGTTCTCCGCGAAAACGAGCCGATCCCTTAGCACCGAAATCAAGACGGCGCAGCACTACGCCGGCATATTTGCGCGTTGCAAATCCGCACGAGGTCGCCGATACCCGCCGTCCCACCACCTCCCGCTGCGTTTTCCGCGGCATGCATGGCACAAGCCGCTGATGGACCGAACACCTTCCAAACCCAGGGCCGCGCTGTGGATGGCGGGCTGGCTTGCCCAGATGCTGATCGTGGCGGTCGCCGGCCGCGAGACCACGCGCGAACTGAACGTGTTTCAGATCATGGAGGTGCGCTCGATCATCGGCTTCCTCATGCTGTACCCGTTGATCCACATGCATGGCGGGTTCGCGGCGATGAAGACGTCGCGGCCGCTGCAGCATATCGGGCGCAATCTCGTGCACTATGCAGCCCAGCTCGGCTGGTTCTTCGCGCTGACCCTGATTCCGCTGGGCCAGGTGGTGTCGATCGAATTCACCATGCCGATCTGGACCGCCATCCTCGCCGCCAGCTTTCTCGGCGAGCGCATGACGGTGTGGAAGATTTCGGCGATCGTGCTCGGTGTGGTCGGCGTCATCATCATCGTCCGGCCGGCGACCGGCGAGATCAATCCGGGTCAGCTGATCGCACTCGGCGCCGCCGTCGGATTCGGCATTTCCATCGCCATGATGAAATCCCTGACCCGTACGGAAAATGCCGTCGCGATTATTTTCTGGATGCTGGTAATCCAGGGCGCGGCCGGATTTTTCCCGGCTCTCTACGTCTGGATATGGCCCACGACGCATGCCTGGGGCTGGATGGTCGTGATCGCCTTCTGCGGCACATTTTCCCACTACTGCATGGCGCGCGCGATGCTCCATGCCGATGCGACGGTGGTGCTGCCGATGGATTTCCTGCGGGTTCCGCTGACGGCCACGGCCGGCTGGCTGATTTACTCGGAACAGCTGGATGTGTTCACGGTACTGGGCGCCATGCTGATCCTCGCCGGCAATCTGTTGAACCTGAGAGCGCCGGGTCCAGCTCCCGCGCGCGCCGGAACCTGACGGCTCGACTCCGCCGGTCGCGGCCGCTATCCCGATTTTCCGACGCATCGCCCCGAATTGTGATCCAAGTCACGCAAACTCTGGCGCCGATTCAATATCGTCAAGCGTGCCGGATAACGCCGCCACGATTTGGGCAACATCCCGATTTTTGTGGCGCGAAGTATGGTTTTTTCGTGTAATCTGTTCCCAGAAATTGCGAAGAATTCACTCGATTCTGCCAGGGGATTTCAGATGCGCTACTTTACCGTCGTTCTCTCCCTGATCTGCATGGTTTTCACCGCCAACGCGGCCAGGGCCGACCGGCGTGTCGCCTTTGTCGTCGGCAACGGCGCCTACAAAAATGTAGCCCAGCTTCCGAACCCGCCTGTCGATGCCAAGGCGATGGCGGCGGTGCTTCGCAACGTCGGCTTCGAAGTTGTCGAAGGCACCAATCTCACCCGCGACCAGATGACCGACCGGCTGCTCGAATTCGGCAAGAAGGCGCAAGGCGCCGACGTCGCGGTGTTTTTCTACGCCGGCCACGGCATCGCCATCAGCGGCACCAACTATTTGCTGCCGGTCGATGCCGACATCAAATCGGAAATGGACGTCAAGCTCGGCGCCGCGATCAATATCGACCTGACGCTCGACCAGACCATGAGCGACGCCAAGGTCAAGCTGGTGTTCCTCGACGCCTGCCGTGACAATCCCTTTGCCGCGAAGATCAAGTCGAATGCCGCCACCCGCAGCGTCTCGGTGCAAACCGGCCTGGCGGA is part of the Bradyrhizobium erythrophlei genome and encodes:
- a CDS encoding RidA family protein; the encoded protein is MLILQPAEWSKPRGFSHGVAVDGPGRWIVLAGQTGGDDKGEYQSDMAGQVGVALRRIIKLLAEGGAGPEHIVRLTWYLTSRGEYQAAGAAIGAAWRETLGRNFPPSTLLYIAGLVDERAKVEIEVTAFVPGA
- a CDS encoding MFS transporter, with protein sequence MRHQGFRAQFSTFVIAMMADNIEHVISYWMVYQKFHSPALAGFAIVSHWLPFLMFSVASGALADRFDPRRIIQIGMALFITASLSWSYFFVTGTLQMWQAMVILVIHGCAGVLWQTPNQMLLYDIVGPSDLESAVRLNAMARYLAVLVGPAVGGAILLALGPAHGIMLNTLFYLPLVLWLVNAPYGPRFRAGAPAPRRAVRGFGDIVQTMRDIKGHSVIVSMTLLAGAASFFVGNAYSSQMPGFANDLGHGDPGVSYSLLLAADAAGGLLAGILLEGRGLLPPRPRTAIVLAMLWCAALAIFSLAKSYPLALGFLFAAGFLELSFNAMAQSLVQLDAPPDKRGRVIGLFNMSSLGLRAFSGISVGLLGSLIGVHWSLALSALATLAIAGGLLALP
- a CDS encoding DMT family transporter; amino-acid sequence: MDRTPSKPRAALWMAGWLAQMLIVAVAGRETTRELNVFQIMEVRSIIGFLMLYPLIHMHGGFAAMKTSRPLQHIGRNLVHYAAQLGWFFALTLIPLGQVVSIEFTMPIWTAILAASFLGERMTVWKISAIVLGVVGVIIIVRPATGEINPGQLIALGAAVGFGISIAMMKSLTRTENAVAIIFWMLVIQGAAGFFPALYVWIWPTTHAWGWMVVIAFCGTFSHYCMARAMLHADATVVLPMDFLRVPLTATAGWLIYSEQLDVFTVLGAMLILAGNLLNLRAPGPAPARAGT
- a CDS encoding formyltransferase family protein, translating into MRITLVGSRHFGATTLNMLRQHGVDIVRVVVADADDRLAAAARAAGIEVTVQADPKRVAASEIAEGTDLVVTAHSHARVSKGALAAAKLGGIGYHPSLLPRHRGIAAVEWTIREGDPIAGGTVYHLADRMDAGAIAAQEWVFVKKGETARELWERALAPLGQKLLGEVIDYAKTHNALPAKPQDEQFATNAPRLPE